The following coding sequences are from one Halomonas sp. HAL1 window:
- the fis gene encoding DNA-binding transcriptional regulator Fis, with protein MTERDLLSSDTYSSSDTRASEGYSHLTGTLADPAAASSPPQPLREAVETAMRRYFEHLDGSQASDLYAMVMAEVEAPLLACVLEHTDGNQTRAADVLGLNRGTLRKKLKQYGLIEGDAP; from the coding sequence ATGACCGAACGCGATCTTCTCTCTAGCGACACCTACTCTTCTAGCGACACCCGTGCCAGCGAAGGCTACTCCCATTTAACGGGCACGCTTGCGGATCCGGCGGCTGCTAGCTCACCGCCACAGCCGCTTAGAGAGGCTGTTGAAACGGCAATGCGCCGCTACTTTGAGCATTTAGATGGCAGCCAAGCCAGCGACCTTTATGCCATGGTGATGGCCGAAGTAGAGGCACCATTACTCGCCTGCGTTTTGGAGCACACCGACGGCAACCAGACCCGTGCCGCGGATGTGCTCGGCTTGAACCGCGGCACCCTGCGTAAAAAACTCAAGCAATACGGACTTATCGAAGGTGACGCCCCATAA
- the dusB gene encoding tRNA dihydrouridine synthase DusB: protein MTVANALATNEPVTIGTYALPNRVILAPMAGVTDRPFRQLCRRLGAGWVVGEMVTSDPSLWHTRKSQLRMDHRGEPDPRVVQIAGGDAEMLAQAARLNAELGAQIIDINMGCPAKKVCNKAAGSALLRDEALVAEILDAVVSAVDIPVTLKIRTGWCAESNNALRIARLAESAGIQALAVHGRHRQQRYTGQAEYDTIAEIKSHLSIPVIANGDITSPEKAAEVLAYTGADAVMVGRGAQGNPWIFQQINHYLQHGERLALPTLVERRHVLHGHVEALHEFYGTTMGVRIARKHVGWYLSDDPRFTQPQQRALKQQFNALASPETQFDWINDVMAPGAAIRLLAKGSHAA, encoded by the coding sequence ATGACTGTAGCCAATGCACTAGCCACCAATGAGCCCGTCACCATTGGGACGTATGCATTACCCAACCGGGTAATTCTCGCGCCCATGGCCGGCGTCACCGACCGGCCTTTCCGCCAGTTATGTCGGCGGCTGGGGGCTGGCTGGGTGGTGGGTGAAATGGTGACGTCAGACCCCAGCTTATGGCACACGCGTAAATCGCAGCTACGGATGGACCATCGCGGAGAGCCCGACCCGCGCGTGGTACAAATCGCCGGTGGCGATGCCGAGATGCTCGCCCAGGCGGCGCGGTTGAATGCCGAACTTGGCGCTCAGATCATCGATATCAACATGGGCTGCCCCGCGAAAAAAGTCTGCAACAAAGCCGCTGGGTCGGCGCTCCTTCGCGATGAAGCCCTGGTTGCCGAGATTCTTGACGCAGTAGTTTCAGCGGTCGATATTCCAGTAACGCTGAAAATTCGCACCGGCTGGTGCGCCGAATCAAACAACGCCCTGCGAATTGCCCGCTTAGCTGAGTCCGCAGGCATTCAAGCACTCGCCGTACATGGCCGTCACCGCCAGCAGCGCTATACTGGACAGGCAGAGTACGACACGATTGCTGAAATCAAATCTCACCTTTCAATACCGGTGATAGCCAACGGCGACATAACAAGTCCGGAAAAAGCCGCCGAGGTACTCGCTTATACCGGCGCTGATGCAGTAATGGTAGGCCGTGGTGCTCAGGGCAACCCGTGGATATTTCAACAGATTAACCACTATCTTCAGCATGGGGAACGGTTGGCGCTACCCACCCTTGTGGAGCGCCGCCACGTGCTACACGGGCATGTCGAGGCGTTGCATGAGTTTTATGGCACGACTATGGGTGTGCGTATTGCGCGCAAGCATGTCGGCTGGTACCTCAGCGACGACCCACGCTTTACGCAGCCTCAGCAGCGCGCGCTTAAGCAGCAGTTCAATGCGTTAGCGTCACCTGAAACGCAATTTGATTGGATCAACGACGTGATGGCCCCCGGTGCTGCCATACGTTTGCTAGCCAAAGGAAGCCATGCTGCATGA